A genomic window from Plasmodium malariae genome assembly, chromosome: 10 includes:
- the CYC3 gene encoding cyclin, putative yields the protein MEDYQVEADVPRTDKNYIIYLPIVLDQMIKMSKGEGKITSFHASKAPDISVKNYIERIGKYIGCSNECFVLLIIYLDRIIKIHKDITLSLLCIHRLIITAVMISAKFFDDLYYSNSFYAKVGGVTTKELNKLEVYFLNLLDYKLYVSSEEYDFYRKYITLAVQKFLNRTKIKKKKNVSVVKPYNLFNYNNATNKTNIMFLKNQDSMMYDSSKIFASAQDKKKNYRK from the coding sequence ATGGAGGACTACCAAGTTGAAGCAGATGTACCGAGAActgataaaaattacataatatatttgccAATAGTATTAGATcagatgataaaaatgagTAAAGGGGAGGGCAAAATTACAAGCTTTCATGCTTCTAAAGCACCAGATATATctgttaaaaattatatcgaACGaataggaaaatatataGGATGTAGTAACgaatgttttgttttattaataatatatttagacagaataattaaaatacataaagaTATTACTTTATCATTGTTATGTATACATAGGTTAATTATAACTGCAGTGATGATATCAGCCAAATTCTTTGAcgatttatattattctaattCCTTTTATGCAAAAGTTGGAGGAGTTACAACAAAAGAGTTAAATAAATTggaagtttattttttaaatctccttgattataaattatatgtgtCATCAGAAGAATATGATTTTtacagaaaatatattacctTAGCTGTTcagaaatttttaaatagaacaaaaataaaaaaaaaaaaaaatgtttcaGTTGTCAAAccttataatttatttaattataataatgctaCTAACAAAACAAACATCATGTTCCTAAAAAATCAAGACTCCATGATGTACGATAGCAGCAAGATTTTTGCCTCTGCGCAGGacaagaaaaagaattacaGAAAATGA
- the MDM2 gene encoding SWIB/MDM2 domain-containing protein, putative — protein sequence MNHSKTLILNAKTPMLRNSYVNVLNRFYIRNHFTTDSDHKNKGPGKSGKYENVKEKKPNGLQIDCEIKSPLKEFLNANTASRVFVLKYAWKYIKDNNLQNPNMKRKIIPDEKLKQILEKDEVDMLEVPKLLFKHMASIRKD from the coding sequence ATGAATCATTCAAAGACGCTAATTTTAAATGCAAAAACCCCCATGCTTAGAAATAGCTATGTTAATGTGTTAAACAGATTTTATATCAGAAATCATTTCACTACAGACAGtgatcataaaaataaaggacCCGGCAAAAGtggaaaatatgaaaatgttaaagaaaaaaagccAAATGGTCTACAAATTGATTGCGAAATAAAAAGTccattaaaagaatttttaaatgcaAACACTGCCTCGAgagtttttgttttaaaatatgccTGGAAATATATCAAGGACAATAATTTGCAAAATCCAAacatgaaaagaaaaattatacccgatgaaaaattaaagcaAATACTGGAAAAGGATGAAGTGGATATGCTTGAAGTTCCTAAACTATTGTTTAAACATATGGCATCCATTcgaaaagattaa
- the PmUG01_10026300 gene encoding proteasome subunit beta type-1, putative: MELLTINQNSTDNKSEGNENIIKHGRSFKRWYPYIDNGGTVIGLAGKDYVILAADTRLSLSYSIYTRYCPKISKLTDKCIIGSSGMQSDIKTLHALLQKKIQLFVLEHAHYPDIHVIARLLCVILYSRRFFPYYTFNLLAGVDEENKGVLYNYDAVGSYGEVTHSCVGSGAALIFPILDNRVEQKNQLIKNFNFNMRNDIDFVKDAITSATERDIYTGDQTEIYIVDKLGINTTTLDLKQD; encoded by the exons ATGGAGTTATTAACGATAAATCAGAATTCAACAGATAACAAGTCAGaaggaaatgaaaatataataaaacatggTCGATCTTTTAAAAGATGGTATCCGTATATTGATAATGGAGg aacTGTTATCGGGTTAGCCGGTAAGGATTATGTTATTTTGGCAGCAGACACCCGTTTGTCATTATCctattctatatatacaagATATTGCCCCAAGATATCGAAATT aaCTGATAAGTGTATCATCGGTTCGTCAGGGATGCAGTCAGACATAAAGACCCTTCACGCTTTATTACAA aaaaaaatacaactATTCGTTTTAGAGCATGCGCATTATCCAGACATTCATGTGATAGCTAGATTGTTGTGCGTAATATTATATAGCAGAAGATTTTTCCCgtattatacatttaatttattagcAGGAGTAGATGAAGAGAACAAAGGGGTTTTATATAACTACGATGCTGTTGGGTCATATGGGGAAGTTACTCATTCCTGTGTTGGTAGTGGTGCAGCTCTTATTTTTCCCATATTAGATAACAGAGTAGAGCAAAAAAATCagcttattaaaaattttaattttaatatgagGAATGATATTGATTTTGTTAAGGATGCCATAACGTCAGCTACTGAAAGAGATATTTACACTGGAGATCaaacagaaatatatattgtcgATAAGTTAGGAATAAATACAACGACATTGGATTTGAAGCAGGATTAG
- the DDX23 gene encoding ATP-dependent RNA helicase DDX23, putative, with protein MFLFKRKESNNQEAEKKNAPANNPFQNIQKDSLDEKKENNSQNQENFKNSSKNNHEKEKNKNTEEEKETTHNSIYKGVNNSLAQYMQNDIIKKNENVKGATNTMSDEATPLNSLQKGVHKNIVRKNIERKIINLYSSSSSEGEEEAKEEAKEEANEEAKEEESKADIEATAVEGRFNEGKKNKFGGAQNETSFSTVRSNNIGVGKQNEGKKIFANITSEGEKLVFLTKKVREENRKKLERKNEIIDDTSRDLPGNSVYRRDDKRTNSLDVRQHRIKRRTERGGDGRRDDVAENEKKRKTTSVGESEHSDESEENEEGEEGEKGGRREHPSGRDKKGDGLNNNSYDNSYYSKREKERDKNRDMDKDWEEGKRLSKDDNGIDRADYTYMYAKPESHLAELNMLHVSSMEKEETLKEKELEIIKQQYLGLNKKKKKMQKPSEKFRNIFNFEWDQAEDTSKNDSNPLYQNRLEPQLLFGRGYIAGIDIREQRKKNNFYDKLVQNRINLSLKKNTECINYSQRKEYISSSTNKSIMVNSLTSNNSLCKNKSGQFIYEPKVNNIIKDIHHKHWSEKSREEMTDRDWRIFREDNEIYIKGGVVPPPIRKWEESNLSTDLLKAIKKAKYEKPTPIQMQAIPIALDMRDLIGIAETGSGKTAAFVLPMLSYVKQLPPLTYETSQDGPYALVIAPSRELAIQIYEETNKFASYCSCRTVAVVGGRNAESQAFELRRGVEIVIGTPGRLQDCLEKAYTVLNQCNYVILDEADRMMDMGFEDTVHFILDKIPTTNLKSEDDALALQEEMMTKAGHRLYRLTQMFSATMPPSVERLSRKYLRAPAYISIGDPGAGKRSIEQKLEFITEGKKKQKLQELLEIYEPPIIVFVNQKKVADIIAKSISRMKFRAVALHGGKAQEIREQTLNAFKNADFDILVATDVAGRGIDVHGVKLVINFDMPKDIESYTHRIGRTGRAGMKGLAISFVTEHDTHLFYDLKQFLLSSNNIVPLELANNPATKVKPGTVMQTPKKNQILYKN; from the coding sequence ATGTTTCTCTTCAAAAGGAAAGAGAGTAACAATCAAGAagcggaaaaaaaaaatgcaccAGCAAACAAtccttttcaaaatattcaaaaagaTAGTCTAGacgaaaagaaagaaaacaATTCGCAAAAtcaagaaaattttaaaaactcaagtaaaaataatcatgagaaggaaaaaaataaaaatacagaagaagaaaaagaaacaacACACAATTCCATCTATAAAGGGGTAAATAACTCCCTTGCTCAATATATGcaaaatgatataattaaaaaaaatgaaaatgtaaaaggTGCAACGAATACTATGAGTGATGAAGCTACCCCCCTTAACTCTCTTCAAAAAGGTgtgcataaaaatattgtgagaaaaaatatagagagaaaaattattaacttgTACAGCTCATCTAGTTCGGAGGGTGAAGAGGAAGCAAAGGAAGAAGCAAAGGAAGAAGCAAACGAAGAAGCAAAGGAAGAAGAATCAAAGGCAGACATAGAAGCAACAGCAGTTGAAGGACGTTTTAATGAAGgcaaaaagaacaaattcGGAGGGGCACAAAATGAAACGAGCTTTAGCACTGTTAGAAGTAACAACATAGGAGTaggaaaacaaaatgaaggtaaaaaaatttttgctAACATAACGAGTGAAGGTGAAAAATTAGTCTTTTTAACGAAAAAGGTTAGAGAAGAGAATAGAAAAAAGCtagaaaggaaaaatgaaataattgaTGATACAAGTCGGGATTTACCTGGAAATTCTGTTTATAGAAGGGATGACAAGAGAACAAACTCATTGGATGTTAGACAACACCGGATCAAGAGGAGGACAGAAAGAGGTGGAGATGGAAGAAGGGATGATGTTGcagaaaatgagaaaaagagaaaaaccACAAGCGTAGGGGAAAGTGAACACAGCGATGAAAGTGAAGAGAATGAGGAGGGTGAGGAAGGCGAAAAGGGGGGAAGAAGGGAACACCCTAGCGGGAGGGACAAAAAGGGGGATGGATTGAATAATAACAGTTATGATAACAGTTATTACAGTAAGAGGGAAAAGGAGAGGGATAAGAACAGGGATATGGATAAGGACTGGGAGGAGGGAAAGAGGCTTTCGAAAGATGATAACGGAATAGATCGAGCAGATTACACATACATGTACGCCAAACCCGAATCTCACCTGGCCGAATTGAACATGCTTCATGTGAGCAGCATGGAGAAGGAGGAAACACTGAAAGAGAAGGAActggaaataataaaacaacaaTATTTAGGATTAAacaagaagaagaaaaaaatgcaaaaaccATCTGAGAAATttcgaaatatatttaacttcGAATGGGATCAAGCAGAAGACACATCGAAAAATGATAGCAACCCGTTATACCAAAACAGGTTAGAACCACAGTTACTATTTGGGAGAGGATATATAGCAGGTATAGATATAAGAGAACAAAGAaagaagaataatttttatgataaactagttcaaaatagaataaatttaagtctaaaaaaaaatacagaatgtataaattatagtcaaagaaaagaatatatcAGTAGTAGTACCAATAAGTCAATAATGGTTAACAGTTTAACAAGTAATAACtcattatgtaaaaataaaagtggacaatttatttatgaacccaaagttaataatataataaaagatatacaTCATAAACACTGGAGTGAAAAAAGTAGGGAAGAAATGACTGACAGAGATTGGCGTATTTTTAGAGaagataatgaaatatatattaaaggaGGAGTTGTACCACCACCTATTAGAAAATGGGAAGAATCTAACTTATCGACAGATTTATTAAAAGCAattaaaaaagcaaaatatgaaaaaccTACACCAATTCAAATGCAAGCTATTCCAATCGCATTAGATATGAGAGATCTAATTGGTATAGCAGAAACAGGTTCAGGTAAAACTGCAGCTTTTGTTTTGCCTATGTTATCTTATGTTAAACAGTTACCACCATTAACATATGAAACTTCACAAGATGGTCCATATGCTCTTGTTATTGCACCATCAAGAGAGTTGgctatacaaatatatgaagaaacaaataaatttgcTTCTTACTGTTCATGTAGAACTGTAGCTGTTGTAGGAGGAAGAAATGCCGAATCACAAGCTTTCGAATTAAGAAGAGGAGTAGAAATTGTTATTGGTACACCAGGTAGATTACAAGACTGTCTAGAAAAAGCATACACAGTATTGAATCAATGTAATTATGTTATACTTGATGAAGCTGATCGTATGATGGATATGGGTTTTGAAGATACTGTTCATTTCATTCTTGATAAAATACCGACTACTAATTTAAAATCGGAAGATGATGCTTTAGCATTACAAGAAGAAATGATGACTAAGGCTGGACATAGATTATATAGATTAACTCAAATGTTTTCTGCTACTATGCCTCCATCTGTAGAAAGGTTATCAAGAAAATATTTGAGAGCACCAGCATATATTTCCATTGGTGACCCTGGTGCAGGTAAAAGATCCATAGAACAAAAATTAGAATTCATTACTGAAGGtaagaaaaaacagaaatTACAAGAGCTGttagaaatatatgaaccaccaattattgtttttgttAATCAGAAAAAAGTGGCTGATATTATTGCAAAGTCTATAAGTAGAATGAAATTCAGAGCAGTAGCTTTACATGGTGGGAAGGCACAAGAAATAAGAGAACAAACTTTAAATGCTTTTAAAAATGCAGATTTCGACATTTTAGTAGCTACAGATGTTGCTGGAAGAGGTATAGATGTACATGGGGTTAAACtagttattaattttgataTGCCAAAAGATATTGAATCATATACTCATAGAATTGGTCGTACAGGTAGAGCTGGCATGAAGGGACTTGCCATTTCTTTTGTCACAGAGCACGATACGCATCTTTTTTACGATTTGAAGCAATTCCTCTTATCTTCCAACAATATTGTACCCCTAGAGTTAGCCAACAACCCCGCCACCAAGGTTAAGCCGGGGACCGTTATGCAAACGCCAAAGAAAAATCAAATTCTGTACAAAAATTGA
- the PmUG01_10026500 gene encoding RAP protein, putative has product MQLRNKYYNKVIIALLVLPFLFVNSYYIKQANCLHKNYNTCMFRRNNLFFVHEKKTKGFYNKQHRNNTNKKKRNKINFKDKKKIFPLFASCFNLVNYFNNVTREDEKREKKKEKKKSNVVNFINISFKKKKGINKSIECYKQIHSIDGSNDIDEKLDKGDEINIQDTKENSINKLQVYERSNLNENVNEEERINKNDKKNRKRYYKFTSWNNTNEIKNFDLEKYNIHNESTEKEAATQVFQSAHYSFIKRGVSPVGESSNLKAASSSDGTSSYESNSNGSSSNGRSGSSGSSGSSGSSGSSGSSTTRVNIKINQELVNALSVEELLNILDKYCGRAHKNEEDEVVGEEKVKKVEGKEKDIEDVVDLVDADLVDADLVDADVVDVDAVEVQDIDVVGVEEKKKKKSIFNEVNLVTAYHRIAKHVKNKNYFLNESANQENAMGNCFDPVTFSLFENYANVNNEEQGGSKQPLNSIQNGSKVNEQFTRLVQYPISNGGEEAQKEAVEEKIRQQRRNKQQPHELRPALLEDKRSKELMYSNHISLCNIDIYRTMYQKLKKNLMQNSMMTPKHVANIAWASAILSNNDMDVWSYIKKQFFENLNNYKPQEVSITIWSFSATKNDLIKTNEEFILLYKCIEKYISENKLKTQEFSNIIWAFAVSNYCNYDLLIMLYNYALKIFDKFVLKDIATVLYSLSLFASDCVNKNILNAVKNMHLEKYNIKEDYLTIHKLGAKCKDGDADEDAEEDAEEDADEDADEEMPKQIDKQLDKNLFKNSFTHFDHTYDSHANVSVNNLVHDDRANEKKYVFFLLFENFLMYSLKKIMNEKEKITMRVWSNIFWSCANVGLGLYNDVYTDHRLLNYYVYYLWESDSKGTHPPKGGFSSVSTVGSGSNDSSGSNDSSGSNDSSGSNDSSGSNDSSGSNDSSGSNDSSGGDIVEYFKQEGDPVFYFLLNSRNTDCEKGTVFLQKRDEDFRVNKSNFFFDYKPYVHIIKDTYVFPLKAHLDQEQYGVQMEKEVVKYGMDVDLDIYNKGKNRNKLLSPSKRSSGSSSTSSSNNTICTNRNVKKVNVPRDNNNIDITNSYNSHNNYDSYNSHNNYDSYNSHNNFDSYNRTNNTNCAHNIVVSSVKGEYSSTNYAPAKDMLCEANEKEEKIIKRNEEEQHKDAIKYVNKRIGHAVNNNLYSNALLRDVQNNLVNTSKTNSSNCVKFMNDLISGGTNVYNIINKKQIVIILLQIFESQLKEKNIKWMRCEIQSIANILWSLSILNVFSKYVFENGLYECNKRFIRYGKKKNSSKLQFFISQLHQSQLYQAAFSYCLYLLKNEESSLKKLFKNDQYVGNNYMKNNLIIKKKIQYIFEKYVKVPMITLNIWKKQLARNQRKEEKNLISSSVHKKISNDLKHLCIFHYNEHFILDSILVDVYIPHGKIVIEIDGPSHFLQKGKLIVYKPNTLFKKRLLRALGFTVISISISDHTFMFSGLNTIDFINMFLYKVNYAK; this is encoded by the exons ATGCAATTAAGGAACAAGTATTATAATAAGGTAATAATAGCATTGTTGGtacttccttttttatttgttaattcgtattatataaaacaagCTAATtgtttacataaaaattataacaccTGTATGTTCAGaagaaataatttgttttttgtacatgagaaaaaaacaaagggATTTTATAATAAGCAGCATAGAaacaatacaaataaaaaaaaaagaaataaaataaattttaaagataaaaaaaaaatcttccCTTTATTTGCTAGTTGCTTTAATTTAGTGAATTACTTTAATAATGTAACGAGGGAGGacgaaaaaagagaaaaaaaaaaagaaaaaaaaaagagtaatgTTGTTAACTTCATAAATAtatcctttaaaaaaaaaaaggggataAATAAATCCATAGAATGTTATAAACAGATACACTCAATAGATGGTAGCAACGATATAGATGAAAAACTGGACAAAGGAGATGAAATAAACATTCAAGATACTAAGGAAAACAGTATAAATAAACTTCAAGTATATGAAAGATCAAACTTGAATGAAAATGTGAATGAAGaagaaagaataaataaaaatgataagaaGAACAGAAAGAggtattataaatttacttCATGGAATAACACAAATGAGATAAAGAATTTCGacttagaaaaatataatattcataacGAATCAACAGAGAAGGAAGCGGCTACACAGGTCTTTCAGTCGGCACATTATTCCTTTATAAAGAGGGGCGTCTCTCCGGTTGGAGAGAGTAGTAATCTTAAAGCAGCTAGTAGTAGCGATGGTACTAGCAGTTATGAAAGCAATAGTAATGGAAGTAGCAGTAATGGTCGAAGTGGAAGCAGTGGTAGCAGTGGTAGTAGTGGTAGCAGTGGTAGTAGTGGTAGCAGTACAACGCGTgtgaacataaaaataaaccaAGAATTAGTTAACGCCCTATCCGTTGAAGAGCTCCTGAACATTCTAGACAAGTATTGCGGGAGAGCGCACAAAAATGAGGAAGATGAAGTAGTAGGAGaagaaaaagttaaaaaagtGGAAGGGAAAGAAAAGGATATAGAAGATGTAGTAGACTTAGTAGATGCAGACTTAGTAGATGCAGACTTAGTAGATGCAGACGTAGTAGATGTAGATGCAGTAGAAGTACAAGATATAGACGTAGTAGGGGtagaggagaaaaaaaaaaaaaagagtatttTCAATGAAGTAAACTTGGTAACAGCATATCATCGAATAGCCAAGCAtgtcaaaaataaaaactactTCCTAAATGAAAGTGCAAACCAAGAGAATGCAATGGGCAATTGCTTCGACCCAGTGACCTTTAGTTTGTTTGAAAATTATGCCAATGTGAACAATGAGGAGCAAGGAGGTTCGAAGCAACCCCTTAACTCCATTCAGAATGGCAGCAAAGTGAATGAGCAGTTCACGCGTTTGGTGCAGTATCCCATTTCCAATGGGGGGGAAGAAGCACAAAAGGAAGCGGTAGAAGAAAAGATAAGGCAACAGAGACGGAATAAACAACAACCCCATGAACTGAGGCCAGCACTGCTGGAGGATAAAAGGAGTAAGGAGCTGATGTACAGTAACCACATCAGTCTGTGTaacatagatatatacaGAACAATGTAccaaaaattgaaaaaaaatttaatgcaAAATTCAATGATGACTCCTAAGCATGTAGCAAACATAGCATGGGCATCAGCAATTTTATCAAACAATGATATGGATGTTTggagttatataaaaaagcaattttttgaaaacttAAATAACTATAAGCCGCAGGAGGTATCAATTACTATATGGTCTTTCAGTGCAACtaaaaatgatttaattaaaacgaatgaagaatttatattattatataaatgtatagaaaaatatataagtgaGAATAAACTTAAGACACAAGAATTTAGTAATATCATTTGGGCTTTTGCTGTTTCGAATTACTGTAATTATGATTTACTAATTATGCTGTATAATTatgcattaaaaatattcgaTAAATTTGTACTAAAGGATATAGCAACTGTGTTGTATAGCTTATCCTTATTTGCTTCTGACtgtgttaataaaaatattctgaaCGCTGTTAAGAATATGCATTTAGAAAAGTATAACATTAAGGAGGACTACTTAACAATACATAAATTGGGTGCGAAGTGCAAAGATGGAGATGCAGATGAAGATGCAGAAGAAGATGCAGAAGAAGATGCAGATGAAGATGCAGATGAAGAGATGCCCAAACAGATAGACAAACAGttagataaaaatttatttaaaaacagCTTCACCCATTTTGATCATACATATGACAGTCATGCAAATGTTAGTGTTAACAATTTGGTACATGATGATAGGGCGAATGAAAAGAagtatgttttctttttactttttgaaaattttttaatgtattctttaaaaaaaattatgaacgaaaaggaaaagataaCAATGCGCGTTTGGTCAAACATCTTCTGGTCATGTGCCAACGTTGGATTGGGTCTATACAACGATGTTTATACCGATCATCGCTTATTGAACTATTACGTTTATTATTTGTGGGAGAGTGATTCCAAAGGCACTCATCCTCCAAAGGGTGGTTTCAGCAGTGTTAGCACAGTTGGCAGTGGTAGTAATGATAGTAGTGGTAGTAATGATAGTAGTGGTAGTAATGATAGTAGTGGTAGTAATGATAGTAGTGGTAGTAATGATAGTAGTGGTAGTAATGATAGTAGTGGTAGTAATGATAGCAGTGGTGGAGACATTGTGGAATATTTCAAGCAGGAGGGTGATCCggttttttactttttgctTAACTCGAGGAACACGGACTGCGAAAAAGGCACagtatttttacaaaaacgAGATGAAGATTTTAGAGTTAATAAATCGAATTTCTTCTTCGATTATAAACcatatgttcatattattaagGATACATATGTTTTTCCACTAAAGGCTCATTTAGATCAAGAACAGTATGGTGTTCAAATGGAAAAGGAAGTCGTTAAATATGGTATGGATGTCGacttagatatatataataagggCAAAAATAGGAATAAATTGCTATCTCCATCGAAAAGGAGTAGTGGTAGTAGTAGCACAAGTAGCAGTAACAATACAATATGCACAAATAGAAATGTTAAGAAAGTCAATGTACCCagagataataataatattgatattaccaatagttataatagtcataataattatgatagTTATAATagtcataataattatgatagTTATAATagtcataataattttgataGCTATAATAGGACGAATAATACTAATTGTGCGCATAATATTGTGGTGAGCAGCGTGAAAGGAGAATACAGTTCAACAAATTATGCTCCAGCAAAAGATATGTTATGTGAAGCTAAtgagaaagaagaaaaaattataaaaagaaacgAGGAAGAACAACATAAGGATGCCATAAAATACGTAAATAAGAGAATTGGTCATGCTGTTAACAATAATCTATATAGTAATGCATTATTACGAGATGTTCAAAATAATTTGGTGAATACAAGTAAAACGAACAGTTCGAACTGTGTAAAATTTATGAACGATCTGATTAGTGGAGGAAcgaatgtatataatataattaataaaaaacaaatcgttataatattattacaaatattcGAATCACaattgaaagaaaaaaatataaaatggatGAGATGCGAAATACAATCTATTGCTAATATATTATGGAGTCTTtcaatattaaatgtattttcaaaatatgtatttgAAAATGGTTTATATGAATGTAATAAAAGATTTATAAGATATGGTAAGAAAAAGAATTCAAgtaaattacaatttttcatATCACAATTACACCAATCCCAGTTATATCAAGCTGCCTTTTCATACtgtctttatttattaaaaaatgaagaaagtagtttaaaaaaattatttaaaaatgatcAATATGTaggaaataattatatgaaaaataatcttattataaaaaaaaaaattcaatatatttttgaaaaatatgttaaagtCCCTATGATAACTTtgaatatatggaaaaaacaaTTAGCTAGAAATCAAaggaaagaagaaaaaaatttaatatcgTCATctgtacataaaaaaatatcgaACGACTTAAAACACTTGTGCATCTTTCATTATAATGAGCATTTCATTTTAGATTCAATTCTTGTTGATGTGTATATACCCCACGGAAAG ATTGTTATCGAAATAGATGGACCCAGccattttttgcaaaaaggaaaattgaTTGTTTATAAACCAAACACattatttaagaaaagaTTATTGAGAGCACTTGGTTTTACCGTCATTTCAATTTCAATCAGCGACCATACGTTTATGTTTAGCGGTTTGAACACAAtagattttattaatatgtttttatataaagtgAATTATGCTAAATAA